The proteins below are encoded in one region of Paenarthrobacter ilicis:
- a CDS encoding DegT/DnrJ/EryC1/StrS family aminotransferase: MTGARTSLARIDVMKPWLGAEEAQAVAEVIASGWVAQGPKVREFEEAFAREQQATFAVATSSCTSALHLALAAAGVGPGDDVVVPSFSFIATANAATYVGARPVFADVDIRTGCVTAGTIQAALTPATTAVIAVDQAGVPLDLEPIRALCDPLGIIVVEDAACAIGSRYHGRPVGAGAEVVAWSFHPRKILTTGEGGMLSTSRQDIADRSRLLREHAMSVSAADRHASVLAPAEEYLDVGFNYRMTDLQAAVGIIQLGRLHQAVQRRRELAATYAEAFAGVPGLRLVADPEYGITNFQSCWLEVDSQFPLSRDALISHLAEDGISARRGIMAAHRQPAYSTKDTGSAALDATEWLTDHTLILPLYHQLALGDQVRVIDSVLRAAGQGQ; this comes from the coding sequence ATGACCGGGGCCAGGACCAGCCTGGCGCGGATTGACGTGATGAAGCCGTGGCTGGGGGCAGAGGAAGCGCAGGCAGTGGCGGAGGTGATTGCCTCTGGATGGGTTGCCCAGGGCCCCAAAGTCCGTGAATTCGAAGAAGCCTTTGCCAGGGAACAGCAGGCGACGTTTGCTGTTGCCACCTCCAGTTGCACGTCCGCCCTGCACTTGGCGCTCGCGGCCGCCGGGGTAGGTCCCGGCGATGACGTGGTGGTTCCGTCCTTTTCGTTCATAGCCACTGCCAACGCGGCGACCTACGTGGGTGCGCGGCCGGTGTTTGCCGACGTCGACATCCGCACCGGCTGCGTCACCGCCGGTACCATTCAGGCTGCGCTGACACCGGCAACCACCGCGGTCATCGCCGTGGACCAGGCCGGGGTTCCCCTGGATCTGGAACCCATCCGGGCTTTGTGCGATCCACTGGGCATCATCGTGGTGGAAGACGCCGCCTGCGCCATTGGGTCCCGCTACCATGGGCGCCCCGTGGGTGCAGGAGCCGAAGTGGTGGCGTGGTCCTTCCACCCCCGGAAAATCCTCACCACAGGTGAGGGCGGAATGCTTTCCACCTCCCGCCAGGACATAGCAGACAGGTCACGCCTCCTCAGGGAGCACGCCATGAGCGTATCCGCCGCCGATCGGCACGCCAGCGTCCTTGCACCCGCCGAAGAGTACCTCGACGTCGGGTTCAACTACCGCATGACCGACCTTCAGGCCGCCGTCGGAATCATCCAGCTTGGCCGGCTGCACCAGGCCGTGCAGCGCAGGAGGGAGCTTGCGGCCACGTACGCCGAGGCCTTTGCCGGAGTTCCCGGGCTGCGGCTGGTGGCAGATCCGGAGTACGGGATCACCAACTTCCAGTCATGCTGGCTGGAAGTTGACTCGCAGTTCCCGCTGTCCCGCGATGCCCTCATCAGCCACCTGGCGGAGGACGGCATCTCCGCCCGCCGCGGCATCATGGCAGCGCACCGGCAGCCCGCCTACAGCACCAAAGACACCGGCAGCGCAGCACTGGACGCCACGGAATGGCTGACCGACCACACCCTCATCCTTCCGCTGTACCACCAGCTCGCATTGGGCGACCAGGTACGGGTCATCGATTCGGTACTTCGAGCGGCGGGACAGGGACAATGA
- a CDS encoding O-antigen ligase family protein, with amino-acid sequence MGKSRRLLAFSVPAAVTATDLQVDTSKPGNVSLLLKFSAFAVFFFPSNMIIKPIGAVGTVPIMVAVMLLAFWLCTAMFGIRNPFATSNPGRLGLGLLWVGTCASYVALFSGFTGDTNVSAQAAADRWLILILASGGIVLVTTEAVRSINNAMSLVRAILAGALFCCLVALVQFVFRVNPMLWIQDAMLGFTDNGGNTAFQVRGFLTRVAGSTFHSIELAVVCAMLLPLSIWRAIYDPRGRKWIHWGGTALLVVAIASTVSRSGVLGLAIGMAVFIPFLPKVARRWAVLAAPAAMAALFVAIPGLVGTLMSSFTAGSTDPSLTTRTNNYPRVAKMFGELPFLGLGPGNYLPDNALYILDNQYLNSLVTLGLVGFIGMVAYLVFPAASSVIAARASRIPPLRALAGAIAAGGAVAAACSLTFDSMAFPVFALTYPFIVGLGGGTWIMIRREIELRKESDPRRQTGPYLPGNDLEDSTPSNSEATPWTR; translated from the coding sequence ATGGGAAAATCCAGGCGGCTGCTGGCATTCTCCGTTCCGGCGGCAGTGACAGCCACGGACCTTCAGGTAGACACCAGCAAGCCCGGCAACGTCAGCCTGCTGTTGAAGTTCTCCGCCTTTGCCGTATTCTTCTTTCCCTCCAACATGATCATCAAACCCATCGGAGCGGTGGGAACTGTCCCCATCATGGTCGCGGTGATGCTGTTGGCCTTCTGGCTCTGCACCGCCATGTTCGGGATCCGCAATCCTTTTGCCACCAGCAACCCGGGACGCCTGGGCCTGGGGCTGCTGTGGGTGGGCACGTGCGCCTCCTATGTTGCGTTGTTCTCCGGGTTCACGGGCGACACCAACGTCTCGGCTCAAGCGGCAGCGGACCGGTGGCTGATCCTTATCCTTGCCAGCGGAGGAATTGTCCTGGTCACCACTGAGGCGGTGCGCAGCATCAACAACGCAATGTCGCTGGTCCGGGCAATCCTGGCCGGCGCGCTCTTCTGTTGCCTGGTTGCCTTGGTGCAATTCGTGTTCAGGGTCAATCCCATGCTGTGGATCCAAGACGCGATGCTCGGCTTTACGGACAACGGCGGAAACACAGCCTTCCAGGTCCGGGGGTTCCTCACCCGGGTGGCGGGCAGCACGTTCCACTCCATTGAACTGGCTGTGGTGTGCGCCATGCTGTTGCCGCTGTCCATCTGGCGCGCCATTTATGATCCCCGCGGCCGCAAGTGGATCCACTGGGGAGGAACAGCCCTCCTTGTGGTGGCCATCGCGTCAACAGTCTCGCGCTCAGGTGTCCTTGGCCTGGCCATCGGCATGGCGGTCTTCATCCCGTTCCTGCCCAAGGTGGCACGCCGTTGGGCTGTGCTGGCCGCTCCGGCAGCCATGGCAGCGCTTTTTGTCGCCATCCCGGGCCTGGTGGGAACCCTGATGTCCTCCTTCACGGCAGGCTCAACCGACCCTTCACTGACCACACGGACCAACAACTACCCGCGGGTGGCAAAAATGTTCGGGGAGCTGCCTTTCCTGGGCTTGGGACCCGGCAACTACCTCCCGGACAACGCGTTGTACATCCTGGACAACCAATACCTGAACTCACTGGTGACCCTGGGCTTGGTGGGGTTCATCGGCATGGTGGCCTACCTGGTGTTCCCGGCGGCGTCGTCAGTCATCGCTGCCCGGGCCTCCCGGATCCCACCCCTGCGGGCCCTCGCCGGAGCCATAGCAGCCGGGGGAGCGGTGGCAGCAGCCTGCTCGCTGACGTTCGATTCCATGGCTTTCCCCGTTTTTGCCTTGACCTACCCATTCATTGTTGGCCTCGGAGGGGGTACCTGGATCATGATCCGCCGCGAAATTGAACTCCGGAAGGAATCAGACCCCCGGAGGCAGACGGGACCGTATTTGCCCGGCAACGACCTGGAAGACTCCACCCCTTCAAACAGTGAGGCGACCCCATGGACCCGATAG
- a CDS encoding oligosaccharide flippase family protein, with the protein MTASGSPARTLGNRAASATVWGAVNMALGRIVQFATTIIVARLIAPEHFGALAVAIVVQTIATNMAELGATAALARGNGDPDKIAPTVFSIALVTSATMTAAALLLAPALAGAFNDPAATPVIQVLSITIFLQGLSAVPATMVWREFLQKPRVVVDLCSVLAILVLVIPMALDGWGAMALAWSRVGGQLVSLVGYWIITPRRYAPGFDGSVAKEILRLGMPLAMANLVVFITLNADYVLIGRMLDPAALGLYLLAFNLAGLPSSVITAVIRATAVPTFGRLFTEGSLGLVAGRFVAGVSFCAFPISAMVVALAHPLVVAAYGQAWAPAGVALATLGVFGASRILVELFADLSVGAGRTVWLFWVQVAWLVALAPALYIGISRWGIAGAGVAHAVVACAVVIPLYVVALTSVLGISAWDLLRGSVPAFLAATAAGGGAWLVSRTMTDPFAAVAAGAIVGVVLYALLMFVPGKRLAGEVRALLGQRDSSPAPSGLASRVVPGAGRS; encoded by the coding sequence GTGACGGCCTCCGGCAGTCCTGCCCGCACCCTGGGAAACCGTGCCGCAAGCGCCACCGTGTGGGGCGCGGTCAACATGGCGCTGGGCAGGATCGTCCAGTTCGCCACCACCATCATTGTGGCCAGGCTGATCGCCCCGGAGCACTTCGGGGCGCTCGCGGTTGCCATCGTGGTTCAGACCATCGCAACCAACATGGCTGAATTGGGCGCCACTGCTGCACTGGCAAGGGGCAACGGCGACCCGGACAAGATAGCCCCCACCGTATTCAGCATTGCCCTGGTAACCAGTGCCACCATGACCGCTGCCGCTCTCCTACTGGCCCCGGCGCTCGCAGGGGCCTTCAATGACCCCGCAGCGACGCCGGTGATCCAGGTCCTATCCATCACCATCTTCCTGCAGGGCCTTTCTGCTGTCCCGGCCACCATGGTGTGGCGGGAGTTCCTGCAGAAGCCCAGGGTCGTCGTCGATCTTTGCAGTGTGCTGGCCATCCTGGTGTTGGTAATCCCCATGGCCTTGGACGGATGGGGTGCCATGGCTCTTGCGTGGTCCCGCGTGGGCGGGCAGTTGGTTTCCTTGGTGGGTTATTGGATCATCACCCCGCGACGGTATGCGCCGGGTTTTGATGGCTCCGTGGCCAAGGAGATCCTACGCCTGGGGATGCCGTTGGCCATGGCCAACCTGGTGGTGTTCATCACTTTGAACGCGGACTACGTACTGATCGGGCGGATGCTTGATCCCGCGGCATTGGGGTTGTACTTGTTGGCCTTCAACCTGGCCGGGTTGCCCAGCTCGGTGATCACTGCGGTGATCAGGGCGACGGCGGTCCCCACCTTCGGGAGGCTCTTCACCGAAGGCTCGTTGGGGTTGGTAGCTGGACGATTCGTGGCCGGTGTGTCGTTCTGTGCCTTCCCCATCTCGGCAATGGTGGTGGCTCTGGCCCATCCGCTGGTGGTTGCCGCTTATGGGCAGGCCTGGGCCCCTGCGGGCGTTGCCTTGGCAACACTGGGAGTCTTCGGCGCCAGCCGTATCCTGGTGGAGCTCTTCGCTGACCTCAGCGTTGGCGCCGGACGGACCGTCTGGCTTTTCTGGGTTCAGGTCGCCTGGCTTGTTGCGCTTGCTCCTGCCCTGTATATCGGTATTTCCCGGTGGGGGATTGCCGGTGCTGGTGTGGCCCACGCTGTTGTGGCGTGTGCAGTAGTGATCCCTTTGTATGTCGTTGCCCTGACGTCGGTGCTTGGTATCAGCGCCTGGGACCTTTTGCGGGGGAGCGTACCGGCGTTCCTGGCCGCAACTGCGGCGGGCGGTGGCGCCTGGCTGGTCAGCCGCACCATGACGGATCCGTTCGCAGCCGTAGCGGCCGGGGCGATCGTTGGCGTGGTTCTTTATGCACTGTTGATGTTCGTCCCGGGGAAGCGCCTTGCCGGGGAAGTCCGGGCGCTGCTGGGCCAACGGGACTCATCGCCTGCACCATCCGGGTTGGCCAGCCGGGTTGTGCCAGGAGCTGGACGCTCATGA
- a CDS encoding acetyltransferase, with protein MSELLLIAASGLAREVLAMVRSSGPFNVIGILDDDEDKLGRVVDGAHVLGPIRDALKFPHALLLVCIGSGSGRESVVMRLRSLGLAEDRYATAIDPSVHVPEGCRIGKGSIILAHVSMTASVTIGNHVVAMPGVTFTHDDVIADFATFASGVSLGGNVSIGRAAYIGMNASVRERRTIGPMATIGMGAAVLTDVPGNETWAGVPARVIRRGDFPALEGAL; from the coding sequence ATGAGCGAACTTCTCCTGATAGCCGCCAGCGGGCTGGCGCGGGAGGTCCTGGCAATGGTGAGGAGCAGCGGACCATTCAACGTCATCGGGATCCTCGACGACGACGAGGACAAGCTCGGGCGCGTGGTGGACGGCGCCCACGTGCTGGGCCCCATCCGCGACGCCTTGAAGTTCCCCCACGCGTTGCTTCTGGTCTGCATCGGGTCCGGCTCCGGCAGGGAGAGCGTGGTGATGAGGCTGCGGTCCTTGGGACTGGCCGAGGACCGCTATGCCACCGCCATCGATCCCTCCGTCCACGTGCCCGAAGGATGCCGGATCGGCAAGGGAAGCATTATCCTGGCGCACGTCAGCATGACGGCGTCAGTCACCATAGGCAACCACGTAGTGGCCATGCCGGGAGTCACCTTCACCCACGACGATGTGATCGCCGACTTCGCAACCTTCGCCTCAGGGGTATCCCTGGGAGGAAACGTCAGCATTGGGCGCGCCGCCTACATCGGCATGAACGCCAGCGTCCGCGAGCGCCGGACCATCGGCCCCATGGCCACCATCGGCATGGGAGCGGCAGTACTCACCGATGTTCCCGGAAATGAGACGTGGGCCGGGGTTCCTGCACGGGTCATACGGCGCGGCGATTTCCCTGCGTTGGAGGGCGCCCTATGA
- a CDS encoding Wzz/FepE/Etk N-terminal domain-containing protein — MDPIAVFKTLWHHKVIVLPVLLITALAALYVYSFAPRSYEAKATYAIVNPKIPTAAELEKNPALNSLNSDNPYLRSADSSLIAQVVGTRLSDDATGDALLRDGLSTDFTVQRPPASFLIELTAASESKDTSIATVKFLGTRLENDLRDIQSTNGADERYLYTSLMVSAPDNATEQFSSRLRSLIVVLVAGVVLTFGAVSIARGLETSRRKAREATTELTIQDVLGAPLSAPLHSRSKRKETVKETTS; from the coding sequence ATGGACCCGATAGCAGTCTTCAAAACTCTGTGGCACCACAAAGTGATCGTTCTGCCGGTCCTCTTGATCACAGCCCTGGCAGCCCTGTACGTGTACTCGTTTGCGCCCAGGTCCTACGAAGCCAAAGCAACGTACGCGATCGTCAACCCCAAGATTCCCACCGCTGCAGAGCTGGAGAAGAATCCCGCACTCAACTCATTGAACAGTGACAACCCCTACCTGCGCTCCGCGGATTCCTCGCTGATCGCCCAGGTGGTGGGAACAAGGCTCAGCGATGATGCCACCGGCGACGCCCTGCTCCGTGATGGGCTCAGCACCGACTTCACGGTCCAGCGCCCGCCCGCATCCTTCCTCATTGAGCTGACGGCCGCCTCTGAAAGTAAAGACACGTCGATTGCCACGGTCAAATTCCTGGGCACCCGCCTCGAAAACGACCTCCGGGACATCCAAAGCACCAATGGCGCCGACGAACGGTACCTTTACACCTCGCTGATGGTCTCCGCCCCTGACAACGCCACAGAGCAGTTCTCCAGCCGGCTGAGATCCCTGATCGTAGTGCTCGTGGCCGGAGTGGTCCTCACCTTCGGTGCTGTCTCCATTGCCCGTGGCCTGGAAACATCCCGCCGGAAGGCCCGCGAGGCCACAACGGAACTCACCATCCAGGACGTCCTCGGGGCTCCACTCAGTGCACCCCTGCATTCACGCAGCAAACGGAAGGAAACCGTCAAGGAGACCACATCGTGA
- a CDS encoding glycosyltransferase family 2 protein: MKLERPAPLASRPLVTVVIPCYNYGHFLPDAVGSALSQEGVEVEVIVVDDASPDGSLAVATRLASGDPRISVVHHDVNKGHIATYNDGLSRANGRYVTLLSADDLIAPGALARAAALMEAHPGVGMVYGLPKDFTDQPPPLPKHQRSTWTVWSGSSWIRLACVRGRNFILSPEVVMRTAAVLETGGYRSDLPHSGDLEYWLRTAGSWDVGRINGPVQAFYRVHGSNMHQVDFAAAAVDLAHRLEAFRVLEDPRFPGKSPERVRQLRRAKHALSREAAQLGYTETAGGSLDSAVELRHFIESLHDVPGAVRRANSLQSRINRASNGRKQRADITASRYVRGQLDRIRWRLWAMTGIS; this comes from the coding sequence ATGAAGCTGGAGCGTCCTGCACCCCTGGCCAGCCGTCCGCTGGTCACAGTAGTGATCCCTTGCTACAACTACGGCCACTTCCTGCCGGACGCCGTGGGGAGTGCACTCTCCCAGGAGGGCGTTGAGGTGGAAGTCATTGTGGTTGACGATGCCTCCCCTGATGGAAGCCTCGCAGTAGCCACGCGGCTGGCCTCGGGAGACCCCCGGATCTCCGTGGTCCATCACGACGTGAACAAAGGCCACATCGCCACCTACAACGACGGCCTGTCCCGGGCCAACGGCCGCTACGTGACTCTTCTGTCCGCCGATGACCTGATTGCGCCGGGAGCCTTGGCCCGGGCAGCTGCCCTGATGGAAGCCCACCCCGGCGTGGGAATGGTGTACGGCCTGCCGAAGGACTTCACAGATCAACCACCGCCCCTTCCCAAACACCAGCGCAGCACCTGGACAGTATGGAGTGGGAGCAGTTGGATACGGCTGGCCTGCGTGCGCGGCCGGAACTTTATCCTCTCGCCGGAAGTGGTCATGCGGACCGCCGCTGTCCTGGAGACAGGCGGGTACAGGTCCGACCTCCCCCACTCGGGCGATCTGGAGTACTGGTTGAGGACCGCCGGCTCATGGGACGTTGGCCGCATCAACGGACCGGTCCAGGCGTTCTACCGGGTGCATGGCTCCAACATGCACCAGGTGGACTTCGCAGCGGCCGCCGTTGACCTGGCGCACCGGCTGGAGGCTTTCCGTGTCCTGGAAGATCCGCGCTTCCCAGGCAAGTCCCCTGAGCGGGTCAGGCAGCTTCGCAGGGCCAAGCACGCACTCAGCAGGGAGGCCGCGCAACTGGGTTACACGGAAACTGCGGGAGGCTCCCTGGACTCCGCGGTTGAACTGCGGCACTTCATAGAATCCCTGCACGATGTTCCCGGGGCTGTCCGCAGGGCCAACAGCCTGCAATCACGGATCAACCGTGCCTCGAACGGCAGGAAACAAAGGGCCGACATCACGGCCTCCCGCTATGTTCGCGGGCAGCTCGACCGGATCCGCTGGCGGTTGTGGGCAATGACAGGAATATCGTGA
- a CDS encoding NAD-dependent epimerase/dehydratase family protein, which produces MKELLGATILVTGGAGTIGSTLVDQLLDAGAGHIDIVDNLVRGRRANLGPALDGGRVNLVEGDLRDRDLIHDMTRGKDLVFHQAAIRITQCAEEPRLALEVLVDGSFNVFEAAAEHRVSKLIAASSASVYGMAEEFPTAENHHHHNNDTFYGAAKSFNEGMARSFRAMSGLNCVMLRYFNVYGPRMDVHGLYTEVLVRWMERIVDGLPPLIFGSGQQTMDFIHTADVARANVLAAMSDVNEGTYNVASGTETSLAELARTLLHVMDSPLHLEHGPERAVNGVARRLADTSAARRDLGFEAAIGLEDGLRSLVSWWRPLRGEIAAGRTASASEVPAAGAR; this is translated from the coding sequence GTGAAAGAGCTGCTGGGTGCCACCATCCTGGTGACCGGTGGAGCCGGCACCATAGGTTCCACCTTGGTGGATCAACTGCTCGACGCCGGTGCGGGGCACATTGACATTGTGGACAACCTCGTCAGAGGTCGCCGTGCCAACCTCGGGCCCGCCCTCGACGGCGGCCGGGTAAACCTGGTGGAAGGAGATCTGCGCGACCGTGACCTGATCCATGACATGACGCGCGGAAAGGACCTCGTCTTCCACCAGGCGGCCATCCGCATCACCCAGTGCGCGGAAGAGCCGCGACTGGCACTTGAAGTGTTGGTTGATGGCAGCTTCAACGTCTTCGAAGCCGCGGCCGAGCACAGGGTGTCCAAGCTGATCGCCGCCTCCAGTGCCTCCGTTTACGGCATGGCCGAGGAATTCCCCACCGCGGAGAACCACCACCATCACAACAACGACACGTTCTACGGAGCCGCCAAGTCCTTCAACGAAGGAATGGCCAGAAGCTTCCGTGCCATGTCCGGCCTGAACTGCGTCATGCTGCGCTACTTCAACGTGTATGGTCCCCGAATGGATGTCCACGGCCTGTACACGGAGGTCCTTGTCCGGTGGATGGAACGGATCGTTGATGGTCTGCCGCCACTGATCTTTGGCAGCGGCCAACAGACCATGGACTTCATCCACACCGCGGACGTAGCGCGCGCCAATGTCCTGGCAGCCATGAGCGACGTCAACGAGGGCACCTACAACGTAGCCAGCGGAACAGAAACCAGCCTGGCGGAACTGGCGCGGACCTTGCTTCACGTCATGGACTCGCCCCTGCATCTGGAGCACGGACCGGAACGGGCCGTCAACGGTGTGGCGCGACGATTGGCCGACACTTCTGCCGCACGCAGGGACCTGGGCTTCGAAGCAGCAATTGGGCTTGAAGACGGCTTGAGGTCCCTGGTGTCATGGTGGCGTCCCCTCCGCGGGGAGATAGCAGCCGGCCGGACGGCTTCTGCTTCAGAAGTTCCCGCAGCAGGTGCACGATGA
- a CDS encoding glycosyltransferase family 4 protein: protein MMNSQWANSQRAKSQWANSQWITSSRGRVRTLGDRLSRDGMPTVSRLVAARALAAVSGKWNLEEPVLPLREQDIMDPQRVQVRHVNGQRSGALPGGGALRLGWVCTPPAPGSGGHTTFFRMVRGMEERGHQCTLYLYDRNADDVDRHEETIRSNWPALGAGVRSATQGMEGVDALVASSWQTAHVVAARAPVGVRSFYFIQDYEPYFHPRGFLYSLAEDSYKLGLTAMALGSMIGEVMKAELGQEPAFTVPFGCDTDAYRLLLTTQRRTGVVYYAKRNVDRRGYLLAKMALEMFHHSHPDQEIHIYGDVIRGWSIPVTNHGNLPPGDLNRLYNKVIAGLAISFTNISLVPGELLASGAVPVLNRAAFASGLLQDDGAVWADSTPSAVAEALSKVVEHSDVQGRAAAISRKRRTDWSESKDAFAGFIEQACGTPSLRGWAPASGEGGL from the coding sequence ATGATGAACTCGCAGTGGGCCAACTCGCAGCGGGCCAAATCGCAGTGGGCCAACTCCCAGTGGATCACGTCCTCAAGGGGCAGGGTCCGGACGCTCGGCGACCGTCTCAGCAGGGATGGCATGCCTACGGTGTCGCGCTTGGTGGCTGCCAGGGCCCTGGCGGCTGTCAGCGGGAAATGGAACCTGGAAGAGCCTGTGTTGCCACTGCGCGAACAGGACATCATGGATCCGCAGCGGGTACAGGTGCGGCACGTCAACGGGCAACGGTCCGGAGCTCTGCCTGGTGGAGGTGCCTTGCGGCTTGGTTGGGTGTGCACGCCACCCGCTCCGGGCTCCGGCGGCCACACCACCTTTTTCCGCATGGTCCGCGGCATGGAGGAGCGAGGGCATCAGTGCACGCTCTATCTCTATGACCGCAATGCAGATGACGTGGACCGCCACGAAGAGACCATCAGAAGCAACTGGCCGGCGCTGGGTGCAGGGGTTCGCAGCGCCACACAAGGGATGGAAGGAGTGGACGCCCTGGTGGCAAGCTCGTGGCAGACCGCGCACGTGGTGGCTGCCCGGGCGCCTGTGGGCGTCCGCTCCTTCTATTTCATCCAGGACTACGAGCCGTACTTCCACCCCCGGGGGTTCCTCTACTCGCTGGCCGAGGACAGCTACAAGCTGGGGCTGACGGCCATGGCCCTTGGTTCAATGATCGGCGAGGTAATGAAAGCCGAGCTCGGGCAGGAACCCGCGTTTACTGTTCCCTTTGGGTGTGACACGGACGCATACCGGCTTTTGCTCACCACGCAACGGCGCACCGGCGTGGTGTACTACGCCAAAAGGAACGTGGATCGTCGCGGCTACCTGTTGGCGAAAATGGCGTTGGAGATGTTCCACCATTCCCATCCGGACCAGGAGATCCATATTTATGGAGATGTCATCAGGGGCTGGTCCATTCCTGTCACCAACCACGGCAATCTTCCCCCCGGAGACCTGAACCGGCTGTACAACAAAGTGATTGCCGGGCTGGCGATCTCCTTCACCAACATCTCCCTGGTGCCCGGTGAACTCCTGGCGTCCGGCGCTGTGCCGGTTCTCAACCGGGCTGCCTTTGCTTCCGGGCTGCTTCAGGACGATGGGGCCGTGTGGGCGGATTCCACCCCGTCGGCCGTCGCTGAGGCGCTCTCCAAGGTCGTGGAGCATTCCGACGTCCAGGGGCGTGCGGCCGCGATATCCCGGAAGCGAAGAACCGACTGGTCGGAGTCGAAGGATGCGTTCGCTGGCTTCATCGAGCAAGCCTGTGGCACACCGTCTCTCCGGGGATGGGCACCCGCTTCCGGGGAAGGCGGCCTGTGA